Proteins from a genomic interval of Papaver somniferum cultivar HN1 chromosome 4, ASM357369v1, whole genome shotgun sequence:
- the LOC113276516 gene encoding glycerol-3-phosphate dehydrogenase [NAD(+)]-like isoform X2, translating into MIQKKYQVTIIGSGNWGSVAAKLIASNTLKLNSFHDEVRMWVFEETLPNGEKLTDIINKTNENVKYLPGITLGSNVVADPDLEHAVKDANMLVFVTPHQFMEGICKRLVGKIKGDAEAISLIKGMEVNPEGPQMISSLISKQLGVNCCVLMGANIANEKFSEATVGYKEDEEVAQRWVQIFGTPYFHVSAVRDVEGVELCGTLKNVVAIAAGFVDGLEMGNNTKAAIMRIGLNEMKAFSKLMFPSVCDNTFFESCGVADLITTCLGGRNRKVADAFARSGGKRSFHELEAELLHGQKLQGVSTAEEVYEVLRQRGWQESFPLFKTVHEICVGRLPPSAIVQQSGNATQIPVYGRL; encoded by the exons ATGATTCAGAAGAAATACCAAGTAACCATTATTGGTAGTGGTAATTGGGGTAGTGTTGCCGCAAAACTTATTGCATCCAATACCTTAAAGCTCAATTCTTTTCATG ATGAAGTTAGAATGTGGGTGTTTGAGGAAACCTTACCAAATGGTGAGAAACTCACAGACATCATCAATAAAACCAAT GAAAATGTTAAGTATTTGCCTGGAATAACGCTTGGCAGCAATGTTGTGGCAGACCCAGACTTGGAGCATGCAG TGAAGGATGCAAATATGTTGGTATTTGTAACCCCACATCAATTCATGGAAGGTATATGCAAGAGACTTGTTGGAAAGATTAAAGGagatgctgaagcaatttctcTCATTAAGGGTATGGAAGTGAACCCGGAAGGTCCTCAGATGATTTCCAGTCTTATCAGTAAACAACTTGGTGTCAATTGTTGTGTTCTCATGGGTGCTAACATTGCCAATGAG AAGTTTAGCGAAGCAACAGTTGGATACAAAGAAGACGAAGAGGTTGCACAAAGATGGGTTCAGATTTTCGGCACtccttattttcatgtatcagct GTCAGGGATGTTGAGGGCGTGGAACTATGTGGGACATTAAAGAATGTTGTGGCCATTGCAGCAGGCTTTGTTGATGGTTTGGAGATGGGAAATAACACCAAG GCGGCAATAATGAGAATCGGCTTAAATGAAATGAAAGCATTTTCGAAGTTGATGTTCCCATCTGTTTGTGATAACACCTTTTTTGAGAGCTGTGGGGTAGCTGATCTCATCACTACATGCT TGGGAGGAAGAAACAGAAAAGTGGCAGATGCTTTTGCAAGGAGCGGCGGGAAGAG GTCTTTCCACGAGCTCGAAGCAGAGTTGTTGCATGGCCAGAAACTACAG GGAGTATCAACAGCAGAAGAAGTCTATGAAGTTTTACGCCAACGTGGATGGCAAGAGTCATTCCCGTTATTCAAGACAGTTCACGAGATATGCGTTGGTCGTCTTCCTCCTTCTGCAATAGTTCAACAAAGTGGCAATGCTACACAAATTCCTGTCTACGGAAGGCTTTGA
- the LOC113276516 gene encoding glycerol-3-phosphate dehydrogenase [NAD(+)] 1, chloroplastic-like isoform X3 has product MIQKKYQVTIIGSGNWGSVAAKLIASNTLKLNSFHDEVRMWVFEETLPNGEKLTDIINKTNENVKYLPGITLGSNVVADPDLEHAVKDANMLVFVTPHQFMEGICKRLVGKIKGDAEAISLIKGMEVNPEGPQMISSLISKQLGVNCCVLMGANIANEIALQKFSEATVGYKEDEEVAQRWVQIFGTPYFHVSAVRDVEGVELCGTLKNVVAIAAGFVDGLEMGNNTKWEEETEKWQMLLQGAAGRGLSTSSKQSCCMARNYREYQQQKKSMKFYANVDGKSHSRYSRQFTRYALVVFLLLQ; this is encoded by the exons ATGATTCAGAAGAAATACCAAGTAACCATTATTGGTAGTGGTAATTGGGGTAGTGTTGCCGCAAAACTTATTGCATCCAATACCTTAAAGCTCAATTCTTTTCATG ATGAAGTTAGAATGTGGGTGTTTGAGGAAACCTTACCAAATGGTGAGAAACTCACAGACATCATCAATAAAACCAAT GAAAATGTTAAGTATTTGCCTGGAATAACGCTTGGCAGCAATGTTGTGGCAGACCCAGACTTGGAGCATGCAG TGAAGGATGCAAATATGTTGGTATTTGTAACCCCACATCAATTCATGGAAGGTATATGCAAGAGACTTGTTGGAAAGATTAAAGGagatgctgaagcaatttctcTCATTAAGGGTATGGAAGTGAACCCGGAAGGTCCTCAGATGATTTCCAGTCTTATCAGTAAACAACTTGGTGTCAATTGTTGTGTTCTCATGGGTGCTAACATTGCCAATGAG ATTGCCTTGCAGAAGTTTAGCGAAGCAACAGTTGGATACAAAGAAGACGAAGAGGTTGCACAAAGATGGGTTCAGATTTTCGGCACtccttattttcatgtatcagct GTCAGGGATGTTGAGGGCGTGGAACTATGTGGGACATTAAAGAATGTTGTGGCCATTGCAGCAGGCTTTGTTGATGGTTTGGAGATGGGAAATAACACCAAG TGGGAGGAAGAAACAGAAAAGTGGCAGATGCTTTTGCAAGGAGCGGCGGGAAGAG GTCTTTCCACGAGCTCGAAGCAGAGTTGTTGCATGGCCAGAAACTACAG GGAGTATCAACAGCAGAAGAAGTCTATGAAGTTTTACGCCAACGTGGATGGCAAGAGTCATTCCCGTTATTCAAGACAGTTCACGAGATATGCGTTGGTCGTCTTCCTCCTTCTGCAATAG
- the LOC113276516 gene encoding glycerol-3-phosphate dehydrogenase [NAD(+)]-like isoform X1: MIQKKYQVTIIGSGNWGSVAAKLIASNTLKLNSFHDEVRMWVFEETLPNGEKLTDIINKTNENVKYLPGITLGSNVVADPDLEHAVKDANMLVFVTPHQFMEGICKRLVGKIKGDAEAISLIKGMEVNPEGPQMISSLISKQLGVNCCVLMGANIANEIALQKFSEATVGYKEDEEVAQRWVQIFGTPYFHVSAVRDVEGVELCGTLKNVVAIAAGFVDGLEMGNNTKAAIMRIGLNEMKAFSKLMFPSVCDNTFFESCGVADLITTCLGGRNRKVADAFARSGGKRSFHELEAELLHGQKLQGVSTAEEVYEVLRQRGWQESFPLFKTVHEICVGRLPPSAIVQQSGNATQIPVYGRL; this comes from the exons ATGATTCAGAAGAAATACCAAGTAACCATTATTGGTAGTGGTAATTGGGGTAGTGTTGCCGCAAAACTTATTGCATCCAATACCTTAAAGCTCAATTCTTTTCATG ATGAAGTTAGAATGTGGGTGTTTGAGGAAACCTTACCAAATGGTGAGAAACTCACAGACATCATCAATAAAACCAAT GAAAATGTTAAGTATTTGCCTGGAATAACGCTTGGCAGCAATGTTGTGGCAGACCCAGACTTGGAGCATGCAG TGAAGGATGCAAATATGTTGGTATTTGTAACCCCACATCAATTCATGGAAGGTATATGCAAGAGACTTGTTGGAAAGATTAAAGGagatgctgaagcaatttctcTCATTAAGGGTATGGAAGTGAACCCGGAAGGTCCTCAGATGATTTCCAGTCTTATCAGTAAACAACTTGGTGTCAATTGTTGTGTTCTCATGGGTGCTAACATTGCCAATGAG ATTGCCTTGCAGAAGTTTAGCGAAGCAACAGTTGGATACAAAGAAGACGAAGAGGTTGCACAAAGATGGGTTCAGATTTTCGGCACtccttattttcatgtatcagct GTCAGGGATGTTGAGGGCGTGGAACTATGTGGGACATTAAAGAATGTTGTGGCCATTGCAGCAGGCTTTGTTGATGGTTTGGAGATGGGAAATAACACCAAG GCGGCAATAATGAGAATCGGCTTAAATGAAATGAAAGCATTTTCGAAGTTGATGTTCCCATCTGTTTGTGATAACACCTTTTTTGAGAGCTGTGGGGTAGCTGATCTCATCACTACATGCT TGGGAGGAAGAAACAGAAAAGTGGCAGATGCTTTTGCAAGGAGCGGCGGGAAGAG GTCTTTCCACGAGCTCGAAGCAGAGTTGTTGCATGGCCAGAAACTACAG GGAGTATCAACAGCAGAAGAAGTCTATGAAGTTTTACGCCAACGTGGATGGCAAGAGTCATTCCCGTTATTCAAGACAGTTCACGAGATATGCGTTGGTCGTCTTCCTCCTTCTGCAATAGTTCAACAAAGTGGCAATGCTACACAAATTCCTGTCTACGGAAGGCTTTGA